A genomic segment from Truepera sp. encodes:
- a CDS encoding DUF448 domain-containing protein yields MTAEARTRHVPLRRCAVCRKVAPQSQLLRLVRQDDGYRLDPGRRLGGRGTWICAECAAEPNEKRLRQAFKGHAQQVRGLLAALPPHTPRTAPGTAGNPASEA; encoded by the coding sequence ATGACGGCCGAGGCCCGCACCCGCCACGTCCCACTACGCCGCTGCGCCGTCTGCCGCAAGGTGGCGCCCCAGTCGCAACTGTTGCGGCTGGTCAGGCAAGACGACGGCTACCGGCTCGACCCCGGCCGCAGGCTCGGTGGGCGTGGCACCTGGATCTGTGCCGAATGCGCCGCCGAACCTAACGAGAAACGCCTGCGCCAGGCCTTCAAGGGCCACGCGCAGCAGGTGAGGGGGCTCCTAGCAGCCCTCCCCCCACACACTCCCCGAACCGCCCCAGGCACCGCGGGGAACCCCGCCTCGGAGGCTTGA